A window of Telopea speciosissima isolate NSW1024214 ecotype Mountain lineage unplaced genomic scaffold, Tspe_v1 Tspe_v1.0116, whole genome shotgun sequence contains these coding sequences:
- the LOC122647676 gene encoding uncharacterized protein LOC122647676 has protein sequence MNAFNDCIEDIAANDLRWTGFPLTWSNKRAGNSRIACKLDRVLVNEEWLTSFPSSHASFENLGISDHSPISLAIQPFTSFGPKPFKYFDMWSSHPTFLPVVLEAWQKPVLAFSTPLRAFSKRLKNVKAALKDWNLNIFGDITLQVKECKDRLASIQSRLQSDLLNDSLAIEEKEVSIQLSSLLAREESFLKQKSRIKWLDLVDSNSTYFHRSVKARVNSDSVVQLTRQDGSVVNTVKDIKDMAVQHFKGIFTGA, from the coding sequence CTTTAATGACTGCATTGAAGATATTGCTGCTAATGATCTCAGATGGACTGGGTTCCCCCTTACTTGGAGCAATAAGAGGGCTGGAAACAGTCGGATAGCCTGCAAATTAGACAGGGTTCTTGTCAATGAAGAGTGGTTaacctccttcccttcctcccaTGCTTCTTTTGAGAACCTAGGCATCTCTGATCACTCCCCCATCTCTCTTGCTATCCAGCCTTTCACTTCTTTTGGGCCCAAGCCATTCAAATATTTCGACATGTGGTCATCTCATCCAACTTTCCTTCCAGTTGTGCTTGAAGCTTGGCAAAAGCCTGTCCTTGCCTTCTCCACCCCTCTCAGAGCCTTCTCAAAGaggctcaaaaatgtcaaggctGCCCTCAAGGACTGGAACCTAAACATCTTTGGCGACATTACTCTTCAAGTCAAAGAGTGCAAAGACAGACTTGCTTCCATTCAATCAAGGCTGCAGTCTGATTTGCTCAATGACTCTCTTGctattgaagaaaaagaggtctCTATTCAGCTCTCCTCCTTGCTAGCTAGGGAAGAAAGCTTTCtcaaacaaaaatcaagaattaAATGGTTAGATTTGGTGGATTCTAACTCAACATATTTCCATCGGTCCGTGAAAGCTAGAGTTAATTCTGACTCTGTAGTTCAGCTCACTCGGCAGGATGGCTCTGTTGTCAACACAGTTAAGGATATCAAGGACATGGCAGTCCAGCACTTCAAAGGAATTTTCACTGGGGCCTAG